A genomic window from Chloroflexota bacterium includes:
- a CDS encoding PAS domain-containing protein, whose product MTLAAIPFLWSRRHVTGLIYLLWMHVAVAVWIAGAGMEMAAATEDLKFFWSQVCYLGTMTLPVFLLLFALEYVQPENHWGWGRVLLLVVMPVLTWVVVFTDALRPLNWPSLRIDPSTNIGIYGHGPWFWLASAYIYGVILVGLGVLFSRMLRRRAYFRSQITLFALAAAFPLVGNILYLTGLNPVAGMEWTPISLGFMSITLAWGALRQKALVLVPVARERLLDCMTEGVVVLDVQGQIVDANAASERFLGRGAATLVGQALGDVIGTTEAARALLGSEEEQRVELILEDRGAPRYFDAQMSPLRGRRGQLTGRLVVFRDITRYKRLEQEREDLIHGLQEALAQVKVLQGLLPICASCKRIRDDQGYWHSVESYISEHSDASFTHGLCPDCARELYPELFKDESGC is encoded by the coding sequence ATGACGTTGGCGGCAATACCCTTCCTATGGAGCCGCCGTCATGTAACGGGGCTGATCTATCTACTCTGGATGCATGTTGCAGTGGCGGTGTGGATTGCCGGGGCGGGCATGGAGATGGCGGCCGCAACGGAAGATCTCAAGTTCTTCTGGTCGCAGGTGTGCTATCTCGGCACGATGACCCTCCCAGTCTTCCTGTTGCTGTTCGCCCTGGAATATGTCCAGCCGGAGAATCATTGGGGGTGGGGCAGAGTTCTGCTTCTGGTCGTTATGCCCGTCCTCACGTGGGTCGTGGTCTTCACGGATGCTTTGCGCCCGCTGAATTGGCCGTCGCTCCGCATTGACCCCAGTACGAACATCGGCATCTACGGTCACGGCCCGTGGTTTTGGCTTGCCAGCGCGTACATCTACGGGGTCATTCTCGTGGGTCTCGGTGTGTTGTTCTCCAGGATGCTTCGCCGTCGCGCCTATTTCCGCTCTCAGATTACCCTATTTGCACTGGCGGCGGCATTCCCGCTCGTCGGCAACATTCTCTACCTAACCGGGCTGAACCCTGTGGCTGGCATGGAATGGACGCCGATTTCGCTGGGATTCATGAGCATCACCCTGGCCTGGGGGGCACTGCGGCAAAAGGCGTTGGTTCTGGTGCCCGTAGCACGCGAGCGCCTGCTGGACTGCATGACCGAAGGCGTCGTTGTTCTAGACGTGCAAGGGCAGATCGTGGATGCCAACGCGGCATCGGAGCGTTTCCTGGGTCGTGGGGCCGCGACCTTGGTGGGTCAGGCGCTGGGCGACGTGATCGGCACGACCGAGGCGGCGAGGGCGCTGTTGGGATCGGAAGAGGAGCAGCGGGTGGAGTTGATCCTGGAGGACAGGGGCGCGCCACGGTACTTTGATGCGCAGATGTCCCCGTTGCGAGGCAGGCGAGGGCAATTGACGGGGCGACTCGTGGTGTTCCGCGACATTACCCGCTACAAACGCCTGGAACAGGAACGCGAGGATCTCATCCACGGGCTTCAGGAAGCGCTGGCGCAGGTGAAAGTTCTTCAGGGATTGCTTCCCATCTGCGCGAGTTGCAAGCGGATCCGGGACGATCAGGGCTACTGGCACAGCGTGGAATCGTACATCAGCGAACATTCCGATGCCAGTTTCACTCACGGGCTTTGCCCTGACTGCGCCAGGGAATTGTACCCTGAATTGTTCAAAGACGAGAGTGGATGCTAG